Proteins encoded within one genomic window of Ammonifex degensii KC4:
- the thyX gene encoding FAD-dependent thymidylate synthase: MRVTLITHTPEPEKVIAFAARRCYSALPNDELWEKVKAADYRDFLRKLIKRGHLTPVEHASFTFAVEGVSRACLAQITRHRIASFSVQSQRYVKGFSFVVPPKAVEQGKEKEFIAAMEECRRFYERLLEFLPAEDARFVLPQAAETKFVVTMNARELLHFFSLRLCLRAQWEIRRVAEKMLELVKPLAPTVFEQAGPPCLRGPCPEGEEGCGKIEEVRSKYLG, from the coding sequence ATGAGAGTAACCCTAATTACCCACACACCGGAGCCGGAAAAGGTCATAGCCTTCGCCGCCCGGCGTTGCTACTCCGCCCTACCGAACGACGAACTCTGGGAAAAGGTAAAAGCTGCCGATTACCGCGACTTCCTGCGCAAGCTTATAAAGCGCGGGCACTTGACCCCGGTCGAGCACGCCAGCTTCACCTTCGCCGTGGAAGGGGTATCCAGAGCTTGCCTGGCCCAGATAACCCGCCACCGCATAGCCTCCTTTTCGGTGCAGTCCCAGCGCTACGTCAAGGGTTTCAGCTTCGTCGTCCCGCCCAAAGCCGTGGAGCAGGGCAAGGAGAAGGAGTTTATAGCTGCCATGGAGGAGTGCAGGCGCTTTTACGAGAGATTGTTGGAGTTCCTGCCGGCGGAGGACGCCCGCTTCGTGCTTCCCCAGGCAGCGGAAACCAAGTTCGTAGTGACCATGAACGCCAGGGAGCTTCTGCACTTCTTCTCTTTACGCCTCTGCCTGCGGGCACAGTGGGAGATAAGGCGGGTGGCGGAAAAGATGCTGGAGCTGGTGAAACCGCTGGCGCCGACGGTGTTTGAACAGGCGGGCCCGCCGTGCCTGCGGGGGCCCTGCCCGGAAGGGGAAGAGGGATGTGGGAAGATAGAGGAGGTGCGCAGCAAGTATCTTGGATAA
- the rlmB gene encoding 23S rRNA (guanosine(2251)-2'-O)-methyltransferase RlmB: protein MDKKEGGAELVYGRHAVKEALLAGRSLYKILVARGLGGAFFHELRSLAASRSVPVQIVPAEALDRLTARGVHQGCVALVSPYNYASLDEILATHPSCLLVLAYITDPRNLGAILRTAAAVGVEGVIIPSRRAAGLTAEALKASAGGAEHVKVARVTNLAQTLRYLKEQGFWVLGAEADAKVSLWEAEWNEPLVVVIGGEDTGLGKVVRRECDVLVRIPTTAKMPCLNASVAAAVILYEVLRRQMKGKNAGDNLD from the coding sequence TTGGATAAGAAGGAAGGCGGCGCGGAGCTCGTCTACGGACGTCACGCGGTAAAAGAAGCTTTGCTAGCAGGACGCTCCTTATATAAAATACTGGTAGCGCGGGGGCTAGGCGGCGCTTTTTTCCATGAACTTAGGAGCCTGGCCGCCTCGCGAAGCGTGCCGGTGCAGATAGTTCCTGCCGAGGCCCTGGATCGCCTAACGGCCCGTGGCGTCCACCAGGGGTGCGTAGCTCTAGTAAGCCCTTATAATTATGCGAGTCTGGATGAGATACTGGCCACTCATCCTTCTTGCCTTTTGGTTTTGGCCTACATCACTGATCCGCGCAACCTAGGAGCCATACTGCGCACAGCGGCCGCCGTAGGCGTAGAGGGTGTGATAATTCCTTCGCGCCGGGCGGCAGGTCTTACTGCGGAAGCGCTCAAGGCGTCGGCAGGAGGGGCAGAGCACGTCAAGGTGGCCAGGGTGACCAACCTGGCCCAAACCTTGCGTTACTTGAAGGAGCAAGGCTTCTGGGTCCTGGGGGCGGAGGCTGACGCTAAGGTCTCCCTCTGGGAAGCGGAGTGGAACGAGCCCCTGGTGGTGGTCATTGGGGGAGAGGACACGGGCTTGGGGAAAGTAGTGCGACGCGAATGCGACGTCTTAGTGCGTATACCTACCACGGCAAAAATGCCTTGTCTTAACGCTTCGGTGGCGGCAGCAGTGATCCTCTACGAGGTCTTGCGCCGCCAGATGAAAGGGAAAAATGCAGGAGATAACCTTGATTGA
- a CDS encoding NYN domain-containing protein: MQEITLIDGYNLIYALEMEKEKTDLAHARDYLIELLEEYAALTGKELVVVFDAYRVKGGQGSQETRRGVKVIFTKEKETADTVIERLAGELANEFLVTVVTGDWMEQRLVVGAGALRVTPKEFWKQLTQVFSSRVLAQSLSFERLGNRLPESLRQKLSEWKLK; the protein is encoded by the coding sequence ATGCAGGAGATAACCTTGATTGACGGCTACAACCTCATATACGCCCTGGAGATGGAGAAGGAAAAGACCGATCTGGCACATGCTCGCGACTACCTGATTGAACTACTGGAAGAATATGCCGCTCTTACGGGGAAAGAGCTGGTGGTGGTTTTCGACGCTTACCGGGTAAAAGGCGGGCAAGGCTCGCAGGAGACAAGGCGCGGGGTGAAGGTGATATTCACCAAGGAAAAGGAGACTGCCGATACGGTGATAGAACGGCTGGCGGGGGAGCTGGCCAACGAGTTTCTGGTGACCGTGGTGACCGGCGACTGGATGGAACAGAGACTGGTGGTGGGAGCAGGTGCTCTACGGGTCACTCCCAAGGAATTTTGGAAGCAGCTAACCCAGGTCTTTTCCTCCCGGGTTCTTGCGCAATCGCTTTCCTTCGAGCGACTGGGTAACCGTTTGCCTGAGTCCCTGCGCCAAAAACTTAGCGAATGGAAGCTCAAATAA
- the sigH gene encoding RNA polymerase sporulation sigma factor SigH, with product MSLRGPNQQACPCYEAMQDEEVVAYARKGDVRAQEYLINKYKNFVRAKARAYFLVGADREDIIQEGMIGLYKAIRDFRMDKLSSFRAFAELCITRQIITAIKTATRQKHIPLNSYVSLNKPIYDEDSDRTLLDVVSEAKITDPEEVVISREEFDHIEAKMGEILSKLEWQVLVSYLEGKSYQEIAEDLNRHVKSIDNALQRVKRKLERYLERKGH from the coding sequence TTGAGCCTGCGTGGCCCAAACCAGCAAGCATGCCCTTGCTACGAGGCAATGCAAGACGAAGAAGTGGTAGCCTACGCCCGCAAGGGGGACGTTAGGGCGCAGGAGTACCTCATAAACAAGTACAAAAACTTCGTGCGGGCGAAAGCGCGAGCCTATTTCCTGGTAGGTGCCGACCGGGAAGACATCATCCAGGAAGGCATGATCGGTCTTTACAAAGCGATAAGAGATTTTCGGATGGACAAGCTTTCCTCCTTTAGGGCTTTTGCCGAACTTTGTATCACGCGGCAGATCATAACGGCCATCAAAACTGCTACCCGCCAGAAACACATTCCTTTGAACTCCTATGTTTCCCTGAATAAGCCCATTTACGATGAGGATTCCGACCGGACCCTGCTCGATGTGGTCTCCGAAGCTAAGATCACCGACCCGGAGGAAGTTGTGATTAGCCGGGAGGAATTCGACCACATCGAGGCCAAGATGGGCGAAATTCTGAGCAAGCTGGAGTGGCAGGTACTGGTCTCGTACTTAGAAGGCAAGTCCTACCAAGAGATCGCCGAAGATCTGAACCGGCACGTCAAGTCCATCGACAATGCCCTACAGCGGGTCAAGCGCAAGCTGGAGCGCTACCTGGAACGTAAAGGCCACTAA
- a CDS encoding MoaD/ThiS family protein yields MLGVIGLLQIEVRAFSFLYQLFKERGWSQPYLLGVPEGCTLAKLLEVLEIPAEKVEAVLVNGRVRDLDYELQEGDRVGLVPPGTPGPYRVLLGFVKGCVRADDLLL; encoded by the coding sequence ATGCTAGGAGTGATAGGCCTGCTGCAAATTGAGGTGAGGGCCTTTTCCTTTCTTTATCAGCTCTTCAAGGAGCGCGGGTGGAGCCAGCCTTATCTCTTAGGAGTTCCGGAAGGCTGCACGCTGGCTAAGCTTCTTGAAGTTCTGGAAATCCCGGCGGAGAAAGTGGAGGCAGTGCTGGTAAACGGAAGAGTGAGAGATCTTGATTATGAGCTACAGGAAGGTGACCGTGTGGGTCTTGTTCCTCCCGGAACTCCCGGACCTTACCGCGTGCTACTCGGGTTCGTGAAGGGTTGCGTGCGTGCCGATGATCTGCTATTATAA
- the tuf gene encoding elongation factor Tu: MAKEKFVRTKPHVNVGTIGHVDHGKTTLTAAITLVLSRHGLAKFTKYDEIDKAPEERMRGITINTAHVEYETEKRHYAHVDCPGHADYVKNMITGAAQMDGAILVVSAADGPMPQTREHILLARQVGVPYIVVFLNKADMVDDPELLELVEMEVRELLNTYDFPGDDAPVIVGSALKALECGCGKRECEHCGPIWKLLDAIDEYIPTPQRDVDKPFLMPIEDVFSITGRGTVVTGRIERGRIKAGDEVEIVGFADKPKKTVVTSVEMFRKVLDEGVAGDNVGCLLRGIERKEVERGMVLAKPGSILPHRKFTAEVYVLTKEEGGRHTPFFNGYRPQFYFRTTDVTGEIKLPEGVEMVMPGDNVRLEVELITPIAIEEGLRFAIREGGRTVGAGVVTGLLD, translated from the coding sequence ATGGCGAAGGAGAAATTTGTTCGGACCAAACCGCACGTCAACGTAGGGACCATTGGGCACGTAGACCACGGCAAGACCACCTTGACGGCGGCTATCACTCTGGTGCTTTCCCGCCACGGCTTGGCCAAGTTCACCAAGTACGATGAGATCGACAAGGCGCCGGAAGAGAGGATGCGGGGTATTACCATCAACACGGCGCACGTGGAGTACGAGACGGAGAAGCGGCACTATGCCCACGTGGACTGTCCGGGTCACGCCGACTACGTGAAGAACATGATTACCGGGGCGGCGCAGATGGACGGGGCCATCCTGGTGGTGTCGGCGGCGGACGGTCCCATGCCGCAGACGCGGGAGCACATCCTGCTGGCGCGGCAGGTAGGGGTGCCCTACATCGTAGTCTTCCTCAACAAGGCGGACATGGTGGACGATCCTGAGCTTCTGGAGCTCGTGGAGATGGAAGTGCGGGAGCTTTTGAACACCTATGACTTCCCCGGGGACGATGCTCCGGTGATCGTTGGTTCGGCTCTGAAAGCTTTGGAGTGTGGTTGCGGCAAGCGGGAGTGCGAACACTGTGGTCCCATCTGGAAGCTCTTGGACGCCATTGACGAGTACATACCGACGCCGCAGCGGGACGTCGACAAGCCCTTCCTCATGCCCATTGAGGACGTCTTCTCCATCACGGGGCGGGGCACGGTGGTGACGGGCCGGATCGAGCGGGGCCGGATCAAGGCGGGCGACGAAGTAGAGATCGTAGGGTTTGCCGACAAGCCGAAGAAGACGGTGGTTACCAGCGTGGAGATGTTCCGTAAGGTGCTGGACGAAGGAGTGGCAGGAGACAACGTTGGGTGTCTCTTGCGGGGCATTGAGCGGAAGGAAGTGGAGCGGGGGATGGTGCTGGCGAAGCCGGGCTCGATCCTGCCCCACCGCAAGTTTACGGCGGAGGTATACGTGCTGACGAAGGAGGAAGGGGGGCGGCACACGCCGTTCTTCAACGGCTACCGGCCGCAGTTCTACTTCCGGACCACGGACGTTACCGGGGAGATCAAGCTGCCCGAAGGGGTAGAGATGGTGATGCCCGGGGACAACGTGCGTCTGGAGGTGGAGCTCATAACCCCCATCGCCATTGAGGAAGGGTTGCGCTTCGCCATTCGCGAGGGTGGGCGCACGGTAGGGGCCGGCGTGGTCACCGGCCTCCTAGACTAA
- a CDS encoding RNA-guided endonuclease InsQ/TnpB family protein — MFCATKVYNGLLWHLRKEYEETGKVDISRKNLNRILKGLPRAKGYYSMSVQLTRDEVREAYKSFFALKKKGLTQHEATGFRRKGYLSPLKYVQSGFKVEGDKVTVSLGTGREDRVREVSFRISHRPGVEYDQVRELSITYDKVSGRIEARLVVEVKANPCPGRLRVALDLGETVLMAAAFEDGTVLLYSGRFIKSVRRYWQKVRANLKQNSRRWREVAHREKLQVEHLLHVATSHFIEECVKRGVGEIAIGAITGIRESIDYGDRLNQRLHAWPYRKLTDMLKYKGASAGIVVRDDVDERNTSARCHACGCVLPSNRKHRGLYVCSCGWRAQADVNGSLNIFERAYEVSPVKGSSGRVARPVVLSLHLGWHGVHEPEREEKTSRASL, encoded by the coding sequence ATGTTTTGCGCCACCAAGGTCTACAACGGCCTCCTCTGGCACCTCCGGAAGGAGTACGAAGAGACCGGGAAGGTGGACATATCCCGCAAGAACCTCAACCGCATCTTGAAAGGGCTTCCCCGGGCAAAGGGCTACTACTCGATGTCCGTGCAGCTCACGCGGGACGAAGTGCGAGAAGCATATAAGTCTTTCTTTGCCCTCAAGAAAAAGGGCCTCACGCAGCACGAGGCTACAGGATTTCGCCGGAAGGGTTATCTCTCCCCGCTCAAGTACGTCCAGAGCGGCTTCAAGGTGGAAGGAGATAAGGTTACGGTTTCTCTGGGCACCGGGCGGGAAGACAGGGTGAGGGAAGTTTCCTTCCGCATCTCCCACCGTCCCGGCGTGGAGTACGATCAGGTGCGGGAGCTCTCCATCACCTACGACAAGGTGTCCGGGCGAATCGAAGCCCGTCTGGTGGTGGAGGTGAAGGCGAACCCGTGTCCCGGCAGACTGAGGGTTGCTCTGGACCTGGGGGAGACCGTCCTCATGGCGGCCGCCTTTGAGGACGGGACCGTGCTGCTCTACTCCGGCAGGTTTATCAAGTCGGTGAGGCGGTACTGGCAGAAGGTGCGGGCAAATCTTAAGCAGAACTCCCGCAGGTGGAGGGAGGTAGCCCACCGGGAAAAGCTTCAGGTGGAGCACCTGCTCCACGTGGCCACGTCCCACTTCATAGAGGAGTGCGTGAAGCGGGGTGTGGGAGAGATAGCCATCGGGGCGATCACGGGCATCCGCGAGAGTATCGACTACGGGGACCGGCTCAACCAGAGGCTGCACGCCTGGCCGTACCGGAAGCTCACCGACATGCTCAAGTACAAGGGGGCGTCGGCAGGAATTGTGGTCCGGGACGACGTGGACGAGAGGAACACGTCTGCGCGCTGTCACGCCTGCGGGTGTGTACTGCCTTCCAACCGGAAGCACAGGGGGCTTTACGTGTGTTCCTGTGGGTGGAGGGCGCAGGCGGACGTGAACGGCTCTTTGAACATCTTCGAGAGGGCGTACGAGGTATCTCCCGTCAAGGGGAGTAGTGGCCGTGTGGCGCGGCCTGTGGTCCTGTCGCTCCACCTGGGGTGGCACGGAGTCCACGAACCGGAGCGCGAGGAAAAGACCTCGCGCGCGTCCCTTTAA
- a CDS encoding helix-turn-helix domain-containing protein, with the protein MHKHTPHSWEELPLVLTPGDLVKYGITPGKASAYALLRLPGFPARRVGRRWLIGRDALRAWLEKRDGE; encoded by the coding sequence ATGCACAAGCACACTCCGCACAGCTGGGAGGAGCTGCCGCTGGTGCTGACCCCGGGGGACCTCGTTAAATACGGCATCACACCCGGCAAAGCTTCGGCTTACGCACTGCTTAGGCTCCCAGGCTTCCCTGCCAGGCGGGTCGGCAGGCGGTGGTTAATTGGCCGCGACGCTCTGCGAGCGTGGTTGGAAAAGAGAGACGGAGAATGA